Genomic window (Prochlorococcus marinus str. GP2):
TTTTTAAACTCAGTTATGAAATCATAATTTTCTCCCACTCCAGGATAAATAATGTCTATTTGCCTGGTATTTTTTAAAGTATTTTCCAGTGAATAAGGATCAATCTGTTCAACATTATCAAAATACTCTACAAATTCAGAGACCAAATCTTGTTTAAATTTCAAAACAGATTCAGACAATTTAATTTGTCTTTGTTCATTTTTTAAAAGGATAATAAATACTTTTTTATAGCTTGTAAGTAAATTTTTAAAGGTTGCAAGGTGCAGATCATTTTCAAACATAATCAGATTATCTGATTTAGGGTACATGTCATTTTTATATATCTCATCTTCTAATGGTATTTGATTTGATTCTTCAAGAAAAATTTGTTGATTACTGATCTTTTCTGCATTAAATCTATTATTTGAAAATTTTCTTAGATTTGATGATGAAAAAAGATATTGTTTTCCCTTCGTTTGCAATCCTCCGACCCATCTCCAGCTAAGGAGATTAGATGCAGCATCACCATCAAAAAGATATTTAAAGAAAAACTTTGCTCCCAATTGCCATGGAAGGCCTAAATTAAATATCCAAGTACTCGCAAACCACATTCTTGTATGGTTATGCAAATAGTTGTACTGCTTTAATTCATGGACCCAAGAATTAAAAAAATCTAATTCTGTATTGCCATTAATTGCACTTTCATATAGCTCATAATCAAAATCGAGATTGTTTTTTGAAATAAAATTTCTCCAAACTTTAGGTCTATTTTCCATCCACCCTTTCCAGTAAACTCTCCAAAATATTTCTTCAACAAATTTAGTTGAATTTTTGATTTTATACTTACTTTTAATATCATGAATCAGATCATATTCCGATAAAAT
Coding sequences:
- a CDS encoding FAD-binding domain-containing protein — encoded protein: MSFLLKAQNTWENFAKYKINDYAKLRNFDFGPNNESSVSKLSPFITHRILSEYDLIHDIKSKYKIKNSTKFVEEIFWRVYWKGWMENRPKVWRNFISKNNLDFDYELYESAINGNTELDFFNSWVHELKQYNYLHNHTRMWFASTWIFNLGLPWQLGAKFFFKYLFDGDAASNLLSWRWVGGLQTKGKQYLFSSSNLRKFSNNRFNAEKISNQQIFLEESNQIPLEDEIYKNDMYPKSDNLIMFENDLHLATFKNLLTSYKKVFIILLKNEQRQIKLSESVLKFKQDLVSEFVEYFDNVEQIDPYSLENTLKNTRQIDIIYPGVGENYDFITEFKNLHHKKIFNLVRDEDLFAWKFAKKGFFKFKENIPKINQRILENYSKNNF